GGCTTCCCGGAAACTCTTCAGAGAGAGCGGGCGCAAGTCGGGGGCTCACGTTTTCGTCGAAGAGCAGCTTCACGCCACTGAATTCGCGAGGCGCCGCTCACGCGCGGCCGCAAAGGCGAGGCATGCCCGAATATCCTCACGCGTGAGAGCCGGAAAATCGCTCAGAATCTGGTCCTCGCTCATCCCACCAGCGAGATACTCCAGCACGTCATAGACCGTAATCCTCGTGTCCTTCACGCAAGGCTTGCCGCTTCGCACTGACGCGCTCACCACGATTCG
The DNA window shown above is from Vicinamibacteria bacterium and carries:
- a CDS encoding DUF433 domain-containing protein, giving the protein MNWLGRIVVSASVRSGKPCVKDTRITVYDVLEYLAGGMSEDQILSDFPALTREDIRACLAFAAARERRLANSVA